The Rhinoderma darwinii isolate aRhiDar2 chromosome 8, aRhiDar2.hap1, whole genome shotgun sequence genome has a window encoding:
- the LOC142659806 gene encoding F-box only protein 27-like, whose protein sequence is MGQSGSQEPPPPPRLTTSQEPPRHNAQESPPSLSACQLLFRFFMDLEPFPDEILLVILSFVPARDLLVHCRRVSQRWKHLVDSPSLWRIKCEREQRRDILLAADFCHGFFWQRVCLKAPFSRNLLRNPCGTEQLNHWSVVHGGDGWKVEDNYSSVQDAESQTCFVTSFSWCAKSQTIDLIKEGLWEHFLDVHQPVICISDWFAGRHDCGSIYRVKVQLLAADKQTVIKEFTMTPEPIPQWNDTHYHQVSHVFRHYGPGVRYVNFNHRGKDTHFWKGWYGARITNSSVTVKCGNLEPCT, encoded by the exons ATGGGTCAAAGTGGCTCCCAggagccaccaccaccaccacggcTTACGACATCCCAGGAGCCACCACGACATAATGCCCAGGAGTCACCACCATCATTATCCGCATGCCAGCTTTTGTTCCGATTTTTCATGGATCTGGAGCCTTTCCCAGATGAGATTCTCCTGGTAATCCTGAGCTTTGTGCCAGCGCGAGACCTGCTGGTCCACTGTAGACGCGTGAGCCAGCGCTGGAAGCATCTGGTGGACTCGCCCTCCCTGTGGAGGATCAAGTGTGAGCGAGAACAGAGGAGAGACATTCTCTTAGCCGCTGATTTCTGTCACGGCTTCTTCTGGCAGAGAGTTTGTCTAAAGGCGCCATTTTCAAGGAATCTGCTGCGTAATCCTTGTGGCACAG AACAACTTAATCACTGGAGTGTTGTACATGGAGGAGATGGATGGAAGGTGGAGGACAATTATTCATCTGTACAAGATGCCGAGAGCCAGACCTGCTTCGTCACCTCATTCTC CTGGTGTGCGAAGAGTCAGACCATAGACCTAATAAAGGAAGGCCTTTGGGAGCATTTCCTGGACGTCCACCAGCCTGTCATCTGTATATCTGATTG GTTCGCTGGGCGACATGACTGCGGTTCTATCTACCGAGTAAAAGTTCAACTTTTAGCTGCTGATAAGCAAACCGTGATCAAGGAGTTTACTATGACACCCGAACCCATCCCCCAATGGAACGACACACATTATCACCAG GTTTCTCATGTGTTCCGCCACTATGGACCCGGCGTACGATATGTGAACTTTAATCACAGAGGAAAAGACACACACTTCTGGAAAGGATGGTACGGAGCCCGGATCACTAACTCGTCCGTCACGGTGAAGTGCGGGAACCTCGAGCCCTGTACCTGa
- the MRPS12 gene encoding small ribosomal subunit protein uS12m — MAFAGIRSLVSLPWRWGSSLFRTAVPSLENSCSMATLNQMHRAGRPKKKPHKVGPLGGNPQLKGVVLKTMIRKPKKPNSANRKCARVRLSNGKEVVCFIPGEGHNLQEHNIVLVEGGRTQDLPGVKLKVVRGKYDCAHVKK, encoded by the exons ATGGCCTTTGCTGGAATCAGGAGCCTTGTGTCCTTGCCCTGGAGATGGG GCTCCTCTCTTTTTCGTACGGCTGTCCCTTCGCTGGAGAACTCCTGTAGCATGGCGACACTCAATCAGATGCACCGAGCAGGCCGACCCAAGAAAAAACCACACAAAGTGGGGCCTTTGGGTGGCAACCCTCAGCTTAAGGGTGTTGTTTTGAAGACCATGATCCGCAAGCCTAAAAAACCCAACTCTGCCAATCGCAAGTGCGCCCGTGTACGGCTCAGCAACGGGAAGGAGGTGGTGTGCTTTATACCAGGAGAAGGACACAATCTGCAGGAACACAACATCGTCCTGGTGGAGGGCGGTCGCACACAGGATCTGCCTGGGGTCAAACTAAAAGTAGTCCGGGGAAAATATGACTGTGCCCATGtaaagaagtaa
- the SARS2 gene encoding serine--tRNA ligase, mitochondrial, whose amino-acid sequence MAARILVRLCVRFTCRGFSGTRTLSSGESVPPSRLYEYVREGYLSRPQLDMETLSRDIDAAERELAERRPGRPQEGELRTLVNVWEQLQRLKLEIRSLEEEKSQVANEVKEMTLTHDRQALQSIPRYMTIRKRGKEIRQQLNSLYQQETDFEEFFYFRALKLPNRTHPGTPIGEESNARVLEVVGEKPEFEFNVRGHLEIGEDLDIIRQRRLTHISGNRCYYLRGAGSMLQHALVNFTITKLVKKGFIPMSVPDVLRGAVFEGCGMQPAAHSSQVYSLDPSSHPDLHLAGTSEVGIAGYFMDHAVQLSDLPIRTVCCSTCYRAETDTGRETWGLYRVHHFTKVEMFGVTANETGNESQELLDEFLNLQKEIFSDLGLHFHVLEMPSEELGLPAYRKCDIEAWMPGRGKYGEISSASNCTDFQSRRLNIMYRRPNGALRHAHTINGTACAVPRLIIAILESNQLKDGRVRIPEVLQPYVGADVIEKPPYTPQTYIGPNQKQKPNKKV is encoded by the exons ATGGCGGCCCGcatcctggtcaggttgtgtgtcCGGTTTACGTGCCGGGGTTTTTCAGGGACACGAACTCTGAGCAGTGGGGAGTCGGTGCCCCCTAGCCGGCTGTATGAGTATGTGCGGGAAGGTTATCTTAGTCGGCCCCAGCTGGACATGGAGACCCTGAGCCGGGATATAGATGCTGCGGAGCGTGAACTAGCGGAGAGGAGACCGGGCAGACCTCAGGAGGGAGAACTGCGGACACTG GTGAAcgtctgggagcaactgcagagatTAAAGCTGGAAATTCGCAGCCTGGAGGAAGAGAAATCACAAGTGGCCAATGAAGTGAAGGAGATGACG CTGACACACGATCGGCAGGCGCTGCAGTCG ATCCCCAGATACATGACGATTAGAAAAAGAGGAAAAGAGATCCGTCAACAGCTGAATTCTCTTTACCAGCAAGAAACTGATTTCGAGGAATTTTTCTACTTTCGAGCACTTAAGTTACCAAACAGAACCCATCCGGGCACC CCTATTGGGGAAGAAAGTAACGCCCGGGTACTGGAGGTTGTTGGAGAGAAACCTG AGTTTGAGTTTAATGTTCGGGGTCACCTGGAAATCGGGGAGGATTTGGATATCATCAGACAGAG ACGTCTCACCCACATCTCGGGTAACCGCTGTTATTACCTGCGTGGAGCTGGCTCCATGTTGCAGCACGCTCTAGTCAATTTTACAATCACAAAACTTGTGAAAAAG GGATTTATTCCGATGTCTGTGCCGGACGTGCTGAGAGGCGCAGTATTT GAAGGTTGTGGTATGCAGCCGGCCGCCCACAGCTCGCAGGTCTACAGCCTGGATCCGTCCTCACACCCCGACCTGCATCTGGCCGGGACCTCCGAGGTTGGAATCGCAG ggTATTTTATGGATCATGCGGTACAGCTGTCAGATCTCCCCATTAG GACGGTTTGCTGCAGCACATGTTACCGAGCAGAGACGGACACCGGCCGGGAGACCTGGGGCCTCTACAGAGTTCATCATTTTACCAAG GTGGAGATGTTCGGAGTCACCGCTAATGAGACGGGGAATGAGAGTCAGGAGTTGCTGGATGAGTTCCTGAACCTGCAGAAAGAGATTTTCTCAGATCTGGGTTTACACTTTCA TGTTTTGGAAATGCCAAGTGAAGAACTTGGGCTGCCCGCGTACAGGAAATGTGACATAGAGGCCTGGATGCCGGGACGAGGGAAGTACGGAGAG ATTTCCAGCGCATCAAACTGCACCGACTTCCAGAGCCGGAGGCTGAACATCATGTACCGGAGACCTAATGGAGCGCTCCGCCATGCCCACACC ATTAATGGCACTGCTTGTGCTGTCCCCCGGCTCATCATTGCTATTCTGGAGTCTAACCAGTTAAAG GATGGCCGGGTACGTATTCCTGAGGTGCTACAACCGTACGTGGGCGCTGACGTCATAGAAAAgccgccgtacactccacagacctaCATCGGACCCAACCAAAAACAGAAACCAAACAAGAAGGTGTGA